A window from Streptomyces sp. NBC_00335 encodes these proteins:
- the leuS gene encoding leucine--tRNA ligase, which yields MSETNTPAPEAAEAHRYTAAMAADIEARWQDVWDAQGTYEAPNPTGDLAGDAAVVARPKKFIMDMFPYPSGAGLHVGHPLGYIATDVFARHQRMTGHNVLHTLGFDAFGLPAEQYAVQTGTHPRVSTEANIENMKVQLRRLGLGHDKRRSFATIDPDYYKWTQWIFLQIYNSWYDADAAKARPIAELVASFEDGSRELPGGASWAALSAGERADVLNEYRLAYSSDAPVNWCPGLGTVLANEEVTADGRSERGNFPVFKSKLSQWNMRITAYADRLIDDLDALDWPEAIKLQQRNWIGRSEGARVDFAVGDGDAITVFTTRPDTLFGATYMVLAPEHELVEKIVPAAWPEGTHQLWTGGNATPAEAVDSYRKQAAAKSDVERQAEAKDKTGVFTGAYATNPVSGDQVPVFIADYVLMGYGTGAIMAVPAHDSRDFEFARAFELPMRCVVQPTDDRDADPLEWEGAFSSYDGTIVNSTGEGVSLDGLGVVEAKAAITEWLTGRGIGEGTVNFRLRDWLFSRQRYWGEPFPIVYDEDGVAYPLPESMLPLELPEVEDYSPRTFAPDDAASQPETPLSRNQAWVNVELDLGDGRGVRPFRRETNTMPNWAGSCWYELRYLDPNNGSALVDPEIEQYWMGPREGQPHGGVDLYVGGAEHAVLHLLYARFWSKVLFDLGHVSSVEPFHKLFNQGMIQAYAYTDSRGVYVPAAEVEERDGGYFYQGEPVKREHGKMGKSLKNAVTPDEICEEYGADTLRLYEMAMGPLDVSRPWDTRAVVGQYRLLQRLWRNVVDEESGAVTVVDGEPDEATLRALHKAIDGVGGDMAGLRFNTAIAKITELNNTLTKAGRPLERSVAERLVLLVAPLAPHIAEELWQRLGHGESVVHQDFPVADPAYVVDESVTCVVQIKGKVKARLEVSPTISDAELEQLALGDEAVVAALGGAEIRKVIVRAPKLVNIVV from the coding sequence ATGAGCGAGACGAACACCCCGGCCCCCGAGGCGGCCGAGGCGCACCGTTACACGGCTGCCATGGCCGCCGACATCGAGGCACGCTGGCAGGACGTATGGGACGCGCAGGGCACCTACGAGGCTCCCAACCCGACCGGTGACCTGGCCGGCGACGCGGCGGTGGTGGCGCGCCCGAAGAAGTTCATCATGGACATGTTCCCGTACCCCTCGGGTGCGGGGCTGCACGTCGGCCACCCGCTCGGGTACATCGCCACCGACGTCTTCGCCCGCCACCAGCGGATGACCGGCCACAACGTCCTGCACACCCTGGGCTTCGACGCCTTCGGCCTGCCGGCCGAGCAGTACGCCGTGCAGACCGGTACGCACCCGCGCGTGTCGACCGAGGCGAACATCGAGAACATGAAGGTCCAGCTGCGCCGGCTGGGTCTGGGCCACGACAAGCGCCGGTCGTTCGCGACGATCGACCCGGACTACTACAAGTGGACCCAGTGGATCTTCCTGCAGATCTACAACTCCTGGTACGACGCGGACGCCGCGAAGGCCCGGCCCATCGCCGAGCTGGTCGCCTCCTTCGAGGACGGCTCCCGTGAGCTGCCCGGCGGAGCCTCCTGGGCCGCGCTGAGCGCGGGCGAGCGCGCCGACGTACTGAACGAGTACCGGCTGGCGTACTCCTCGGACGCGCCCGTCAACTGGTGCCCCGGTCTGGGCACCGTACTGGCCAACGAGGAAGTCACCGCCGACGGCCGGTCCGAGCGCGGCAACTTCCCCGTCTTCAAGTCCAAGCTGAGCCAGTGGAACATGCGGATCACGGCCTACGCCGACCGCCTGATCGACGACCTGGACGCGCTGGACTGGCCCGAGGCCATCAAGCTGCAGCAGCGCAACTGGATCGGCCGCAGCGAGGGCGCCCGCGTGGACTTCGCGGTCGGCGACGGCGACGCCATCACCGTCTTCACCACCCGCCCCGACACGCTGTTCGGCGCCACCTACATGGTGCTGGCCCCCGAGCACGAGCTGGTCGAGAAGATCGTCCCGGCCGCATGGCCCGAGGGCACCCACCAGCTGTGGACCGGCGGCAACGCGACCCCGGCCGAGGCCGTGGACTCGTACCGCAAGCAGGCCGCCGCGAAGTCGGACGTCGAGCGGCAGGCCGAGGCCAAGGACAAGACCGGCGTCTTCACCGGCGCGTACGCGACCAACCCGGTCAGCGGCGACCAGGTGCCCGTCTTCATCGCGGACTACGTGCTGATGGGCTACGGCACCGGCGCGATCATGGCCGTCCCGGCGCACGACAGCCGCGACTTCGAGTTCGCGCGCGCCTTCGAGCTGCCGATGCGCTGCGTCGTCCAGCCCACGGACGACCGCGACGCCGACCCGCTGGAGTGGGAGGGCGCGTTCTCCTCGTACGACGGCACGATCGTCAACTCGACGGGCGAGGGCGTCTCGCTGGACGGTCTGGGCGTGGTCGAGGCCAAGGCCGCGATCACCGAGTGGCTGACCGGGCGCGGCATCGGCGAGGGCACCGTCAACTTCCGGCTGCGCGACTGGCTGTTCAGCCGCCAGCGCTACTGGGGCGAGCCCTTCCCGATCGTCTACGACGAGGACGGCGTCGCCTACCCGCTGCCCGAGTCGATGCTGCCGCTGGAGCTGCCGGAGGTCGAGGACTACTCGCCGCGCACCTTCGCGCCCGACGACGCGGCCTCCCAGCCGGAGACCCCGCTGTCGCGCAACCAGGCGTGGGTCAACGTCGAGCTGGACCTGGGCGACGGGCGCGGGGTGCGCCCGTTCCGGCGCGAGACCAACACCATGCCGAACTGGGCCGGCTCCTGCTGGTACGAGCTGCGCTACCTGGACCCGAACAACGGCTCGGCCCTGGTCGACCCCGAGATCGAGCAGTACTGGATGGGCCCGCGCGAGGGTCAGCCGCACGGCGGCGTCGACCTGTACGTGGGCGGCGCCGAGCACGCGGTGCTGCACCTGCTGTACGCGCGCTTCTGGTCCAAGGTGCTGTTCGACCTGGGGCACGTCTCCTCGGTGGAGCCGTTCCACAAGCTGTTCAACCAGGGCATGATCCAGGCGTACGCGTACACCGACTCGCGCGGTGTGTACGTCCCGGCGGCCGAGGTCGAGGAGCGGGACGGCGGCTACTTCTACCAGGGCGAGCCGGTCAAGCGTGAGCACGGCAAGATGGGCAAGTCCCTGAAGAACGCCGTCACGCCGGACGAGATCTGCGAGGAGTACGGCGCGGACACCCTGCGCCTGTACGAGATGGCGATGGGCCCGCTGGACGTCTCCCGTCCCTGGGACACCCGGGCCGTGGTCGGCCAGTACCGGCTGCTGCAGCGCCTGTGGCGCAACGTGGTGGACGAGGAGTCGGGCGCCGTGACGGTCGTCGACGGGGAGCCGGACGAGGCCACCCTGCGCGCGCTGCACAAGGCGATCGACGGGGTCGGCGGCGATATGGCCGGACTGCGGTTCAACACCGCCATCGCGAAGATCACCGAGCTGAACAACACCCTGACGAAGGCGGGCCGGCCGCTGGAGCGCTCGGTCGCCGAGCGGCTGGTGCTGCTGGTGGCTCCGCTGGCCCCGCACATCGCGGAGGAGCTGTGGCAGCGCCTGGGCCACGGCGAGTCGGTCGTCCACCAGGACTTCCCGGTCGCGGACCCGGCGTACGTCGTGGACGAGAGCGTCACGTGCGTCGTCCAGATCAAGGGCAAGGTCAAGGCCCGCCTGGAGGTCTCGCCGACGATCTCCGACGCGGAGCTGGAGCAGCTGGCGCTGGGCGACGAGGCGGTCGTGGCGGCGCTGGGCGGGGCGGAGATCCGCAAGGTGATCGTGCGTGCGCCGAAGCTGGTGAACATCGTCGTCTGA
- a CDS encoding DegV family protein, which produces MSRHVAIVTDSTAYLPQPAMARHGITSVPLTVVLGDEALEEGTEISAKSLALALQKRRSVTTSRPSPEDFSRAYRAAVEAGATGIVSLHLSAEFSGTYDAAVLAAKTATVPVRVVDTGMVAMALGFCALAAAEVSEAGGSLDEAVAAAEKRAAGMSAYFYVDTLDYLRRGGRIGAAQALLGSALAVKPLLTLDGGRIEMLEKVRTASKAIARLEELAVERAGSGPVDVAVHHLAAPERAEKLAQRLRERIPGLVELHVSEVGAVIGAHTGPGLLAAVVSPR; this is translated from the coding sequence ATGTCCCGCCATGTCGCGATCGTCACGGATTCCACGGCCTACCTGCCCCAACCGGCCATGGCGCGGCACGGAATCACCTCCGTCCCGCTGACCGTGGTCCTCGGCGACGAGGCCCTGGAAGAGGGCACCGAGATCTCGGCCAAGAGCCTCGCCCTGGCCCTGCAGAAGCGCCGCTCGGTCACCACGTCCCGCCCCAGCCCCGAGGACTTCTCCCGCGCCTACCGGGCGGCCGTGGAGGCCGGTGCGACAGGCATCGTCAGCCTGCACCTGTCCGCGGAGTTCTCCGGCACCTACGACGCCGCCGTCCTGGCAGCGAAGACCGCCACGGTGCCCGTCCGCGTCGTCGACACCGGCATGGTCGCCATGGCCCTGGGCTTCTGCGCCCTGGCCGCGGCGGAGGTGTCCGAGGCCGGGGGGTCCCTGGACGAAGCCGTCGCCGCGGCCGAGAAGCGGGCCGCCGGGATGTCCGCGTACTTCTACGTCGACACCCTCGACTACCTCCGCCGCGGAGGCCGCATCGGGGCCGCGCAGGCCCTCCTCGGTTCGGCGCTCGCGGTGAAACCGCTGCTGACGCTGGACGGAGGGCGGATCGAGATGCTGGAGAAGGTGCGTACGGCCTCCAAGGCCATCGCCCGCCTGGAGGAGCTGGCCGTCGAGCGCGCCGGGTCCGGCCCCGTCGACGTCGCCGTGCACCACCTCGCTGCCCCGGAGCGCGCGGAGAAGCTGGCGCAGAGGCTTCGCGAGCGGATCCCCGGGCTGGTCGAGCTGCACGTCAGCGAGGTCGGCGCGGTGATCGGCGCACACACCGGACCGGGGTTGCTGGCGGCGGTCGTCTCCCCGCGCTGA
- a CDS encoding histidine phosphatase family protein, whose protein sequence is MSATHDGTTGAGTTSGNGRTSRKIVLWRHGQTSWNLERRFQGSTDIELTEAGVAQARRAARLLASLKPDAIVASDLMRAAATAAELAAVTGLAVTHDEALRETYAGEWQGLTHDEILKKYGDQYAAWKRGEAVRRGGGELETEVADRAAPVVLEHADRLPPGGTLVVVSHGGTIRTTIGRLLGLDSYHWEGLGGLSNCCWSVLGEGARGWRLMEHNAGTLPEPVLGDDD, encoded by the coding sequence CTGAGCGCGACCCACGACGGCACCACCGGTGCCGGTACGACCAGCGGGAACGGCCGGACCAGCCGCAAGATCGTCCTGTGGCGGCACGGCCAGACCTCGTGGAACCTGGAGCGCCGCTTCCAGGGCTCCACGGACATCGAGCTGACCGAGGCCGGTGTGGCGCAGGCGCGCCGTGCCGCCCGGCTGCTCGCCTCGCTGAAGCCCGACGCCATCGTCGCCTCGGACCTGATGCGCGCCGCCGCCACGGCTGCCGAGCTGGCGGCCGTCACGGGTCTGGCAGTGACGCACGACGAGGCGCTGCGCGAGACGTACGCCGGCGAATGGCAGGGCCTCACGCACGACGAGATCCTGAAGAAGTACGGCGACCAGTACGCGGCGTGGAAGCGCGGCGAGGCGGTCCGCCGCGGCGGCGGCGAGCTGGAGACCGAGGTCGCCGACCGGGCCGCGCCGGTGGTGCTGGAACACGCCGACCGGCTGCCCCCCGGCGGCACGCTCGTGGTGGTCAGCCACGGCGGCACCATCCGTACGACGATCGGCCGCCTGCTGGGCCTGGACTCGTACCACTGGGAGGGTCTGGGCGGGCTCTCCAACTGCTGCTGGTCCGTCCTGGGCGAGGGCGCGCGAGGCTGGCGGCTGATGGAACACAACGCCGGCACGCTGCCCGAACCGGTGCTCGGCGACGACGACTGA
- a CDS encoding LCP family protein → MNDRHEPYDPYAGQEQQLVGYDAYGRPLYGQAPAQPAPEPPYEQQQQQQYEQGYGYDYQGYGGQQQPPQQPPQYYPQQPQQQYPQATQAPQYGYDTQSVPQYDTQATQQWIPQQAAPEAPAQAPLRATAPEPEFRPAPQVPEPRRADGPGQGSSYQTEQFAFIDQPDEDSEDVIDWLAFTESRTERREEARRRGRNRVVALIVVLALFVVAGLGYLWYADKLPFLEAPGKASDGASATGPQKRDMIVVHVHNTKKGGTSTALLVDNVTTKQGATVLVPNTLNVSKDDGTTSQLGKAVADGGLGVRESLDSVFGTRIGGTWRLDTPFLENFVELVGGIEVDTDVAVPADDAAKVPAVGQGPKQSLSGAMAVAYATYRAQGEPEAKQLDRLGKVLLGLLRKVPGDPKSAAMTVETTGQILDPALNAQTLGALLAKLGEHAKVGKYRTDVLGVKPDGGLTDDANKKVVKEILGGTVTEAQPGALPRVGLKDATGDDKTGTAAKAALLNGGYTFVDGGKADKTAAASQITYQDDAQREKAIEVAKTLGLPETAVKKAENAVNADVVVTLGKDYKPS, encoded by the coding sequence GTGAATGACCGACACGAGCCGTACGACCCGTATGCCGGCCAGGAGCAGCAGCTCGTCGGCTACGACGCGTACGGGCGGCCGCTGTACGGCCAGGCGCCCGCGCAGCCCGCCCCCGAGCCCCCCTACGAGCAGCAACAGCAGCAGCAGTACGAGCAGGGCTACGGCTACGACTACCAGGGGTACGGCGGACAGCAGCAGCCGCCGCAGCAGCCGCCGCAGTACTACCCGCAGCAGCCCCAGCAGCAGTACCCGCAGGCCACACAGGCCCCGCAGTACGGGTACGACACCCAGTCCGTGCCGCAGTACGACACCCAGGCCACCCAGCAGTGGATCCCGCAGCAGGCCGCCCCCGAGGCCCCGGCGCAGGCGCCCCTGCGGGCCACCGCGCCCGAGCCGGAGTTCCGTCCCGCGCCGCAGGTCCCGGAGCCCCGCCGGGCCGACGGGCCGGGGCAGGGGTCCTCGTACCAGACCGAGCAGTTCGCCTTCATCGACCAGCCGGACGAGGACTCCGAGGACGTCATCGACTGGCTCGCCTTCACCGAGAGCCGGACCGAGCGCCGCGAGGAGGCCCGCCGGCGCGGCCGCAACCGGGTGGTGGCGCTGATCGTCGTCCTGGCGCTCTTCGTCGTCGCGGGCCTCGGCTACCTCTGGTACGCGGACAAGCTGCCCTTCCTGGAGGCCCCCGGCAAGGCGTCGGACGGCGCGTCGGCCACCGGCCCGCAGAAGCGCGACATGATCGTCGTGCACGTGCACAACACCAAGAAGGGCGGCACCTCCACGGCGCTGCTCGTCGACAACGTGACCACCAAGCAGGGCGCCACCGTCCTGGTGCCGAACACGCTGAACGTCTCCAAGGACGACGGCACCACGTCCCAGCTGGGCAAGGCCGTCGCGGACGGCGGCCTGGGCGTACGGGAATCCCTCGACTCGGTCTTCGGCACCCGCATCGGCGGCACCTGGCGGCTTGACACCCCCTTCCTGGAAAACTTCGTGGAGCTGGTCGGCGGCATCGAGGTCGACACCGACGTGGCCGTCCCGGCGGACGACGCGGCGAAGGTGCCCGCCGTCGGCCAGGGACCGAAGCAGAGCCTCAGCGGTGCGATGGCGGTCGCCTACGCCACGTACCGCGCGCAGGGCGAGCCGGAGGCCAAGCAGCTCGACCGGCTCGGCAAGGTCCTGCTGGGCCTGCTGCGCAAGGTGCCCGGCGATCCGAAGTCGGCGGCGATGACCGTGGAGACCACCGGGCAGATCCTGGACCCCGCGCTGAACGCGCAGACGCTCGGCGCGCTGCTGGCCAAGCTCGGCGAGCACGCCAAGGTGGGCAAGTACCGCACCGACGTGCTCGGGGTGAAGCCCGACGGCGGCCTCACGGACGACGCCAACAAGAAGGTGGTCAAGGAGATCCTCGGCGGCACCGTCACGGAGGCCCAGCCCGGGGCCCTGCCGCGGGTCGGCCTGAAGGACGCCACCGGCGACGACAAGACGGGCACGGCGGCGAAGGCGGCCCTGCTCAACGGCGGCTACACCTTCGTGGACGGCGGCAAGGCCGACAAGACCGCGGCCGCGTCGCAGATCACGTACCAGGACGACGCGCAACGGGAGAAGGCGATCGAGGTCGCCAAGACGCTGGGCCTGCCCGAAACGGCCGTGAAGAAGGCCGAGAACGCGGTGAACGCGGACGTCGTGGTGACGCTGGGCAAGGATTACAAACCGTCCTGA
- a CDS encoding helix-hairpin-helix domain-containing protein — translation MRERLPLWLHTRCGVEPRTVAAVSVVLVVAVGFAAQQYRAARPRPVTAPAVVAPAAAALPAPTAARAGPAAGPILVDVSGKVRDPGVRKLPPGSRVEDALAAAGGVRPGTDTTGLNRARVLMDGEQVLVGAPAPPPPTGRGGPASGPLSLGTATAEQLDGLPGVGPVLAQHIVDFRTVRGGFRSVEELRQVNGIGERRFADLRELVRP, via the coding sequence GTGCGGGAGCGGCTGCCCCTGTGGCTGCACACCCGCTGTGGGGTGGAGCCGCGCACGGTGGCCGCCGTCTCGGTGGTGCTGGTCGTCGCGGTCGGGTTCGCAGCACAGCAGTACAGGGCGGCCAGGCCCCGGCCGGTGACCGCGCCCGCCGTGGTGGCGCCCGCGGCGGCCGCCCTGCCGGCCCCGACCGCGGCACGGGCGGGTCCTGCCGCCGGTCCCATCCTGGTGGACGTCAGCGGCAAGGTCCGAGACCCCGGAGTGCGCAAGCTGCCTCCCGGCTCTCGCGTGGAGGATGCTTTGGCCGCCGCCGGGGGAGTGCGGCCCGGGACGGACACCACCGGGCTGAACCGGGCCCGGGTCCTGATGGACGGCGAACAGGTACTGGTCGGCGCTCCGGCCCCGCCGCCGCCGACCGGCCGGGGAGGTCCCGCCTCCGGGCCGCTGAGCCTCGGCACGGCCACGGCCGAGCAGTTGGACGGCCTGCCGGGGGTTGGCCCGGTCCTCGCGCAGCACATCGTGGACTTCCGCACGGTGCGCGGGGGCTTCCGCTCGGTGGAGGAGCTCCGGCAGGTCAACGGGATCGGTGAGCGCCGATTCGCCGATCTGCGCGAGCTGGTGCGGCCGTGA
- the holA gene encoding DNA polymerase III subunit delta, with protein MATRKNSTDDPLAPITLAVGQEDLLLDRAVREVVTAARAADADTDVRDLASEQLQPGTLAELTSPSLFSERKVLVVRNAQDLSADTVKEVKAYLAAPFEEIALVLLHAGGVKGKGLLDAARKAGAREIACPKMTKPADRMAFVRGEFRTLGRSATPEACQTLVDAIGSDLRELASAAAQLCADVEGTIDEAVVGRYYTGRAEASSFTVADRAVEGRAAEALEALRWSLSTGVAPVLITSALAQAVRAIGKLASAPRGARPGDLARDLGMPPWKIDRVRQQMRGWSADGVSDALRAVADADAGVKGGGDDPEYALEKAVVAVARAARTRRG; from the coding sequence ATGGCCACCAGGAAGAATTCCACCGACGATCCGCTCGCCCCGATCACCCTCGCGGTGGGGCAGGAGGACCTGCTGCTCGACCGCGCCGTGCGGGAGGTCGTGACGGCGGCGCGAGCCGCCGATGCCGACACGGACGTGCGTGACCTCGCCTCCGAGCAGCTCCAGCCCGGCACGCTGGCCGAGTTGACCAGCCCCTCGCTCTTCTCCGAGCGCAAGGTGCTCGTCGTGCGCAATGCGCAGGACCTCTCGGCCGACACGGTCAAGGAGGTCAAGGCCTACCTCGCCGCGCCGTTCGAGGAGATCGCCCTCGTCCTCCTGCACGCGGGCGGCGTCAAGGGCAAGGGCCTGCTGGACGCCGCGCGCAAGGCGGGTGCCCGCGAGATCGCCTGCCCGAAGATGACGAAGCCGGCGGACCGGATGGCGTTCGTGCGGGGAGAGTTCCGGACGCTGGGCCGTTCCGCCACGCCTGAGGCCTGCCAGACGCTGGTCGACGCGATCGGCAGTGACCTGCGGGAGCTGGCGAGCGCGGCGGCGCAGCTGTGCGCGGACGTCGAGGGCACGATCGACGAGGCCGTGGTCGGCCGCTACTACACCGGCCGGGCCGAGGCTTCGAGCTTCACCGTCGCCGACCGGGCGGTGGAGGGGCGGGCCGCGGAGGCCCTGGAGGCCCTGCGCTGGTCCCTGTCCACCGGGGTGGCCCCGGTGCTGATCACCAGCGCGCTGGCCCAGGCGGTCCGGGCGATCGGGAAGCTGGCCTCGGCCCCGCGGGGGGCCCGTCCCGGGGACCTCGCGCGTGACCTCGGCATGCCGCCGTGGAAGATCGACCGGGTCCGGCAGCAGATGCGGGGGTGGTCGGCGGACGGTGTCTCTGACGCCCTGCGGGCGGTGGCGGATGCGGATGCGGGGGTGAAGGGCGGGGGCGATGACCCCGAGTACGCCCTTGAGAAGGCGGTCGTCGCGGTCGCCCGGGCGGCGCGGACCCGGCGGGGCTAG
- a CDS encoding YceI family protein — protein sequence MFSRRRGTETAGSASPQTSATLTLPHTARLLSCRVLDTVHQPVRQAKFEVTDPIGRRIVSGETDPFGGFTAAVPAGEYRLAVTAEGYAPFHGATLVGDPAQPGTGEIVLDPVDPPLLPQPGHWELDPGHSSIGFSARHIGFARINGRFNTFAGAVRIAERMEDSSMHVIIDAASIDTGLRMRDDHLRSADFLDAARHPTVEFYSERFIHRSGSRWSVAGALTLHGVSQSVTLDTHYLGLGTGLEGEPRAACRATAELNREDFTLNWQSMLAHGIAAIGSNVEVTLDTQIVHKA from the coding sequence ATGTTCAGTCGCAGACGGGGGACGGAGACGGCGGGAAGCGCCAGTCCCCAGACATCCGCGACACTGACGCTTCCTCATACCGCGCGGCTGCTCAGCTGCCGGGTTCTCGACACGGTCCACCAGCCGGTCCGGCAGGCCAAGTTCGAGGTGACCGATCCGATAGGCCGACGGATCGTCAGCGGGGAGACCGACCCCTTCGGCGGGTTCACGGCGGCGGTGCCGGCGGGCGAGTACCGGCTGGCCGTCACGGCCGAGGGCTACGCGCCCTTCCACGGGGCGACCCTGGTGGGGGACCCGGCGCAGCCGGGCACCGGGGAGATCGTCCTGGACCCGGTGGATCCGCCGCTGCTGCCGCAGCCGGGCCACTGGGAGCTCGATCCGGGGCATTCTTCGATCGGCTTCTCGGCCCGGCACATCGGCTTCGCCCGGATCAACGGCAGGTTCAACACCTTCGCCGGTGCGGTTCGGATAGCCGAGCGTATGGAGGACTCCTCCATGCACGTGATCATCGACGCGGCGAGCATCGACACCGGGCTGCGCATGCGGGACGACCACCTGCGCTCCGCGGACTTCCTGGACGCGGCCCGCCACCCGACGGTGGAGTTCTACAGCGAGCGGTTCATCCACCGCAGCGGCAGCCGCTGGTCCGTGGCGGGCGCTCTCACCCTGCACGGGGTCAGCCAGTCCGTGACCCTGGACACCCACTACCTGGGACTGGGTACGGGGCTGGAGGGCGAGCCGAGGGCGGCCTGCCGGGCGACGGCCGAACTCAACCGCGAGGACTTCACGCTGAACTGGCAGTCGATGCTGGCGCACGGGATCGCGGCGATCGGTTCGAACGTGGAAGTGACCCTGGACACGCAGATCGTGCACAAGGCCTGA
- the rsfS gene encoding ribosome silencing factor codes for MTATDRSIELITAAAQAAADRLAHDIIAYDVSDVLSITDAFLLASAPNDRQVKSIVDEIEEKLLKELGAKPVRREGDRDARWILLDYIDIVVHVQHSEERVFYALERLWKDCPEIDLPEDAKLTKGKAEEHAALRAAQGDDELDGDLF; via the coding sequence GTGACCGCCACGGACCGCTCCATCGAGCTCATCACCGCCGCCGCCCAGGCCGCGGCCGACCGGCTCGCGCACGACATCATCGCGTACGACGTCAGCGACGTGCTGTCGATCACCGATGCCTTCCTGCTCGCTTCGGCGCCCAACGACCGCCAGGTCAAGTCGATCGTCGACGAGATCGAGGAGAAGCTCCTGAAGGAGCTGGGCGCCAAGCCGGTGCGCCGCGAAGGCGACCGCGACGCCCGCTGGATCCTGCTCGACTACATCGACATCGTCGTCCACGTGCAGCACAGCGAGGAGCGCGTCTTCTACGCGCTGGAGCGCCTGTGGAAGGACTGCCCCGAGATCGACCTCCCCGAGGACGCCAAGCTCACCAAGGGCAAGGCCGAGGAGCACGCCGCGCTGCGCGCCGCGCAGGGCGACGACGAACTGGACGGTGATCTGTTCTGA
- the nadD gene encoding nicotinate-nucleotide adenylyltransferase, with translation MGEQEMPTGPVKRRLGVMGGTFDPIHHGHLVAASEVAALFHLDEVMFVPTGEPWQKSQRAVSSAEDRYLMTVIATASNPQFSVSRIDIDRGGPTYTIDTLRDLSALNDDADLFFITGADALAQILTWRNAEELFALAHFIGVTRPGHVLTDDGLPEGGVSLVEVPALAISSTDCRARVAKGDPVWYLVPDGVVRYIDKRELYRGA, from the coding sequence ATGGGAGAGCAGGAAATGCCTACCGGCCCGGTGAAGCGCAGGCTCGGGGTGATGGGCGGGACATTCGATCCGATCCACCACGGACACCTGGTGGCCGCCAGTGAGGTGGCCGCGCTGTTCCACCTCGACGAGGTGATGTTCGTACCGACCGGCGAGCCGTGGCAGAAGTCGCAGCGGGCCGTGTCGTCCGCCGAGGACCGGTACCTGATGACGGTCATCGCGACCGCCTCGAACCCGCAGTTCTCGGTGAGCCGCATCGACATCGACCGCGGCGGGCCGACTTACACGATCGACACCCTGAGGGACCTGAGCGCCCTCAACGACGACGCCGACCTCTTCTTCATCACCGGCGCCGACGCCCTTGCACAGATCCTGACCTGGCGGAACGCCGAGGAGCTCTTCGCCCTCGCGCACTTCATCGGTGTCACCCGGCCGGGACACGTGCTCACCGACGACGGCCTGCCCGAGGGCGGCGTCTCCCTCGTCGAGGTTCCGGCGCTGGCCATTTCGTCCACGGACTGCCGTGCCCGCGTGGCCAAGGGGGATCCTGTCTGGTACCTCGTGCCCGACGGCGTGGTCCGCTACATCGACAAGCGTGAGCTGTACCGGGGAGCCTGA